One Nerophis lumbriciformis linkage group LG19, RoL_Nlum_v2.1, whole genome shotgun sequence DNA segment encodes these proteins:
- the rab31 gene encoding ras-related protein Rab-31, whose protein sequence is MAIRELKVCLLGDTGVGKSSIVCRFVQDHFDHNISPTIGASFLTKTVPSGNELHKFLIWDTAGQERFHSLAPMYYRGSAAAVIVYDITKLDSFQTLKKWVKELKEHGPEDIVVAIAGNKNDLGDIREVPMKEAKEFAESIAAIFIETSARNAVNVEELFQKISKQIPPLENPDMEINESFKLTRQPALSSRKCC, encoded by the exons gaCACAGGAGTCGGCAAGTCCAGCATTGTCTGTCGCTTTGTGCAGGACCACTTTGACCACAACATCAGCCCCACCATAGG AGCGTCGTTCCTGACCAAGACAGTGCCGAGTGGAAATGAACTACATAAATTCCTCATCTGGGACACGGCGGGACAGGAGAGG ttCCACTCGTTAGCACCTATGTACTACAGAGGATCGGCGGCGGCTGTCATTGTGTATGACATCACTAAGCTG GACTCGTTCCAGACACTGAAGAAGTGGGTGAAGGAACTGAAGGAGCACGGGCCTGAGGACATTGTTGTCGCCATAGCAGGGAACAAGAACGATTTAGGAGACATCAG GGAAGTACCCATGAAGGAGGCCAAGGAGTTTGCCGAATCAATCGCTGCCATCTTCATCGAGACGAGCGCCAGGAACGCTGTCAACGTGGAGGAGCTCTTCCAGAAAATCA GCAAACAGATTCCGCCGCTGGAAAACCCCGACATGGAGATCAACGAGTCTTTCAAACTGACCCGGCAGCCCGCTCTGTCCAGCAGAAAGTGTTGCTAG